In Bacillus sp. 2205SS5-2, the sequence CATATAAAAAACTAGAGAAAAATGAATAAGAAACAAGATGTCCTTTCTGATCGCTTACTGAACAGTGAGTGATTTTGACTATTTCAATCGAAATCATCTTGGAAAAATGGATAATTTTAGTTCGAATTATTTGAACTAAAACAATATGCAGTCTATTCTGTAAAGAGGATTATTTTGAATGGGGAATTCAACTTGTTTTTATGAGAACAATCGATGTTACTGGGATAGTAGCGAGTTTGAATAACGAAGATGTTGATCTGTACAAATGTATATCGCTAGATTGGTTTTTATCAATCGTAATGAAGGAGCATTTCGATGGTGTGTGAATGAGGTTTTAGCTAGCCACTGAAGCTGGATTCGTCTGTTTTTGGTGGAAATCTGCTGTGAGAAGAAGGATTTAATCTAAAGTCAGCTGAAAGGGCCACAATGTATACGAAAAAAGCCTTGTGAAAATATCCTTAAACAATACGAGCGGTGTAGCGTTTATATGAGTGCTGATATTAGAGCCGAATGAAGAAGTTTAAGATCCATTTAAGGAAGGAAACATAGATCTTAAAGGTTCTTCAGTCAATATCTGTGTGGAAAAGTTTGTTTTGGTCAATAATTTGGATTTGATTTGTATACATGCGGATTAATGTAAGCTTAAAATATTCAATGTCACTCAAGAAAAGTCGAGAAATTAAAAAGGATGCGACAAAATGTGTTTTAAATCACCAGCTTAAATATTGGTGATTGGTTTGAACGGAATTGGGGAAGATAAACCTTAAATACTTCCCAGATACTTAGCAAAAAGATAGGGGGAATTGGACATGAATCTAACTCCGAAGCAAAGGATCGAATTGCACGGATTTAATAATCTAACCAAATCACTTAGTTTTAATATGTACGATATATGTTACACAAAAACGCGGGAAGAAAGAGAAGCATATATTGAATACATCGATGAACAGTATAATGCAGAACGACTAACCAAAATATTAACTACTGTAACGGATATTATTGGGGCTCATATTTTAAATATAGCTAAACAAGATTACGATCCTCAAGGTGCTAGTGTCACAATTTTAGTGTCTGAAGGTCCCGTACATGAAGAACATATCGAAGCACTAGATGAGTCACCGGGTCCAATTCCAAATGTTGTAGTAGGTGCGTTGGACAAGAGTCATATTACAGTTCACACATACCCTGAATATCATCCTGATGATGGAATAAGCACTTTCCGTGCAGATATTGATGTATCCACTTGTGGGGAGATATCACCTTTAAAAGCGCTTAACTATTTAATCCATTCTTTTGAAACAGATGTGATGACGATTGATTATCGAGTACGAGGATTTACAAGGGATGTTACGGGACATAAATTGTTTATTGATCACGAAATTAACTCGATTCAAAACTATATTCCAGATGATGTGCAAGAACAATTCGACATGATTGATGTGAATGTATATCAAGAAAATATATTTCATACGAAATGTAAACTGAAAAAATTCGATTTAGATCAATATTTATTTGGATCTACAAAAGAAAATCTGACGGCAGAAGAGCAAGATGAAATTACTGAAAAACTAATTGTCGAGATGGATGAACTTTTTTATGGGAAGAATATGAGTTAAATTCTAATTAGTTTGTAGATAGATGTTGAGCAGAAGTTACGCAAAAAAAGAAGCTCATTGGAGCTTCTTTTTTTGCGTACCATTATTTAAGGATCTTTTCGTATACATTATAGTTATTGCGTCTGATTTCTGATTAAATCTTCCATTTCAATGTTGATTTCCATCAAAATTAGATGGAATGCTGCCCCGAGGCGAACCTATACCATGGATTATTAACTGATATGAAAAGCCGCAAACTCTGCGGAATAGTCTTATTTAAAAAGTCCAAAAGGCTTACCAACAGGTAAAAACACTTTTTCAAAATGAGTGTTTAAAACGGAAGCGGCCGACCCGTAAAAGCTCATAATCGCAATTAAGAACTCTGAAATGGCTGCAATCTTGTGAGTAAATTCGGGCATAAACCCTAAACTTGAGAGCGATAGTCCGATAAACAAAAAATCTATTAGAACAAATATTATGAATAAGACCTTATGGGTCTCCATAGCGCCAATTGTCATAAATAGACTAAAAATTAAGTACCCTATAAATGCAATTCCTAATTGTTTAGGATCAACTGCTCCAGCCGCCGCCTCTCCAAAGACTCCAAATTGCAAGAGCCACGATGTTCCCACGCCTAGCCAAAACAGTCCGAATGCAGCAAAAGCCGTTGTCCCAAATGTATTGTTGTGTTTAGCATCCTGAATACTAGCAAAAAGTTGAGCAAATCCACCTAGAAAAATAGCCCATGGTAGGACAAAAGAAACACCTTCCGTCCAACCTAATTTTTGGGATGATGCAACCAAAGTGACCATTGCTAAACCAAATAAGCCTATCGCAGAAGGATCTGCGGTTGTAATTTGTACTTTCTGAGTTGAAGTTGAATTCATTTCCTTATCCTCCTAAAAAAACATAACTAGATTACAATACAGAAAATCACTCTCTCTTTCAATGGGAAAAAATGAAAGATGCTTACTAGTTGATCTTTTTTTCTGAAATTATTCTGAAAATAATTAAGTGTGAAAAAACCAATTAAATAAGGGGGAATAATGTGAATTAGAGAGATGATGATAAATAGAGGGAAGACGAATGAAATAGATATACATCATTCGTGAAAAAAGTGAGGATGAAGGATTTAACGTGATATTTAGATGCATTTAACCTTCCGTATGAAGAATGGTGTTTGAAGTGAAGGGGAATTGTATCAATCTAGTATGCCTCCTGAAGGATGTATTATTATCGAATGATCACACAAGAGGGCACCGTTTAGCATCAGAATACACAAACATCGTGCTTCATTGGCTGGATTTGAATTATGCCTAGCTGATGTCTGCAAATTGGATGCTAGTGGAGAATTCATTTACCAAAGTAGTCTAGTACTAACCAAATTTGAGATCTTGAATCAATTCGATCATCCAATAATAAAAAAATACAAACTGGTACTACGGAATCATAGAATGCAAGTCGCTCGAAATGAATTTCTTCAAAATCAAGCAAAAGTGATAGCCGGAATTCAAGGATTCAGAGAGTTAGCAATTTATTTAGGAGAGCAACTGAGACAAGTTTAATGTGCATGTTAACTTGGTGAAGGCAACAAATTTATGTATGCGCTTTATTTTCCAGGAAAAAATCATGACAGAATATTTACATTTGTAAAATTTAAGGGTATGTTTATATTAACAAATGTAAAATATTGCAGGTGAACTTTATGGAGCAGGAGAAACTAAGAAAAGTAATTGAGGCAGCAAAACTGTATTATCTATTAGATTATAATCAAAGCGATATTGCGAAAAAATTAGGAGTGTCCCGTCCAACTGTATCAAGATTTTTACAAATAGCAAAAGAAAAAGGCATCGTACAAATTACGATAAGCGATCCGACTGATGACGTAGAACAGTTGTCAAATAAACTGGAGAAAGTATTCGGTTTAAAAAAGGCGATAGTGGTATCGATTCCACAGTATGATGATCATATAATCAAAAATTATTTAGGTGAAAAAACGGCGACATACTTGCATGAAACGGTAAAGGACAATGATATTATTGGTGTCACATGGGGAACAACGCTCTATCATATTGCGATTGAACTGAAGCAGAAATTTGTTAAAGATGTAAAGGTTGTTCAGCTGAAGGGTGGCGTTAGTCATTCGGAAACAAACACATATGCATCAGAAATTCTTTATCTTTTCGGTAAAGCGTATACGACTACCCCACATCATTTACCACTGCCAGCTATTGTGGATCATGTGGTCGTAAAACAAGCGATGGAGGCAGATCGTCATATAAAGAGGATATTAGAATTAGGAAAAAAGGCCAATATTGCTCTATTTACAATTGGTCCAGTAAAGTCCGAATCGCTTTTGTTTCAATTAGGTTATTTTACAGAAGAGGATTTGAACACACTCTATCCGCAAGCAGCAGGAGACATTTGTTCTCGTTTTTTTGACCTCAATGGTGAAATTTGTAATGAAAGCTTAAACGAACGAACCTTAGGCATAAACTTAGAAGATTTAAAAGCCAAAGAACAATCTATCCTTGTTGCTGGTGGAGCTCAAAAAATTGATGGAATCTATGGTGCGATTAAAGGGAAGTATGCAAA encodes:
- a CDS encoding sugar-binding transcriptional regulator, encoding MEQEKLRKVIEAAKLYYLLDYNQSDIAKKLGVSRPTVSRFLQIAKEKGIVQITISDPTDDVEQLSNKLEKVFGLKKAIVVSIPQYDDHIIKNYLGEKTATYLHETVKDNDIIGVTWGTTLYHIAIELKQKFVKDVKVVQLKGGVSHSETNTYASEILYLFGKAYTTTPHHLPLPAIVDHVVVKQAMEADRHIKRILELGKKANIALFTIGPVKSESLLFQLGYFTEEDLNTLYPQAAGDICSRFFDLNGEICNESLNERTLGINLEDLKAKEQSILVAGGAQKIDGIYGAIKGKYANILVTDQFTARFLLDKEIE
- a CDS encoding acetate uptake transporter codes for the protein MNSTSTQKVQITTADPSAIGLFGLAMVTLVASSQKLGWTEGVSFVLPWAIFLGGFAQLFASIQDAKHNNTFGTTAFAAFGLFWLGVGTSWLLQFGVFGEAAAGAVDPKQLGIAFIGYLIFSLFMTIGAMETHKVLFIIFVLIDFLFIGLSLSSLGFMPEFTHKIAAISEFLIAIMSFYGSAASVLNTHFEKVFLPVGKPFGLFK
- the speD gene encoding adenosylmethionine decarboxylase yields the protein MNLTPKQRIELHGFNNLTKSLSFNMYDICYTKTREEREAYIEYIDEQYNAERLTKILTTVTDIIGAHILNIAKQDYDPQGASVTILVSEGPVHEEHIEALDESPGPIPNVVVGALDKSHITVHTYPEYHPDDGISTFRADIDVSTCGEISPLKALNYLIHSFETDVMTIDYRVRGFTRDVTGHKLFIDHEINSIQNYIPDDVQEQFDMIDVNVYQENIFHTKCKLKKFDLDQYLFGSTKENLTAEEQDEITEKLIVEMDELFYGKNMS